Proteins from a single region of Peromyscus leucopus breed LL Stock unplaced genomic scaffold, UCI_PerLeu_2.1 scaffold_966, whole genome shotgun sequence:
- the LOC114682845 gene encoding GEM-interacting protein: MTLRRQLLTAGKEVLEREGVGGLRTLGPPPPETQETPAPSPPIALQIRANPSSEGRKRYSDIFQSLDNLEISLGNVKRPHLGMWLSGFRPLAGDLVLREDLEPEKTATVTVVNEEEELDLRLVRTKAVWMLPWSMPRHGAICKELLAWTDKRASYELEFAKSVMMIAEPPQGGHSPAESKCHSSTSTPCFWSMTSAWDPWPWKTLDPAEENYHQNEAVQALRRASSSTLNAEKTCGHVPRGPLRTPLPGVSRIQQAAGAQTRSREEAQAKVEALTQSTRAEALYQACVREANARQQDLETTKQRIVSHVRKLVLQGDEVLRRVTMGLFELRGAQAERGPRAFSALAECCAPFEPASATRSLCGHCSLGPAPASPAFCFQEFTPVVHRDARPTPGSDVDSVGGGHESQSLDSPTSSPDLACPMTTIMILLCAPDPSAGARRLVKASSTGTESSDDFEERDPDLGDGMENGLGSPFRKWTLSTAAQTHRLRRLRGPAKCRECEAFMVSGTECEECLLTCHKRCLETLLILCGHRRLPARMPLFGGIYRVSGSRVRVERLCQAFENGRALVELSGNSPHDITSVLKRFLQELTDPVVPFHFYDAFISLAKTLHADPGDSPGTPSPSPEVIRSLKTLLGRLPDSNYNTLRHLVAHLFRVAARFEENKMSANNLGIVFGPTLLRPPDGPRAPSASPMACLLDSSHQAQLVEFLVVHYEQIFGMDELPLASEPLTKTLAWLLRPSNPVPSTQPHLPKTHSP, encoded by the exons ATGACGCTACGGAGACAG CTACTGACAGCCGGGAAAGAAGTACTGGAACGGGAAGGCGTGGGAGGTCTGCGCACCTTGGGACCCCCACCCCCCGAAACACAGGAgactccagcccccagccctccgATTGCCCTGCAGATCCG AGCTAACCCCAGCTCCGAGGGCAGAAAGAGGTACAGTGACATCTTCCAGAGCCTGGACAATCTCGAGATATCACTGGGGAACGT GAAAAGACCTCACCTGGGGATGTGGCTAAGTG gctttcGACCCCTGGCTGGAGACCTTGTACTCAGAGAAGACCTGGAGCCTGAGAAGACTGCCACAGTCACAGTGGTGAATGAGGAG GAAGAACTAGATTTGCGACTCGTTCGGACCAAGGCGGTGTGGATGCTGCCCTGGAGTATGCCAAGACATGGAGCGATATGCAAGGAGCTGCTGGCCTGGACAGACAAGAGAGCCAGCTATG AGCTCGAGTTTGCTAAGAGTGTCATGATGATCGCTGAGCCGCCGCAAGGTGGCCATTCTCCAGCAG AGTCCAAATGCCACTCCAGTACATCTACACCTTGTTTCTGGAGCATGACCTCAGCCTGGGATCCCTGGCCGTGGAAAACGCTGGACCCAGCAGAAGAGAATTACCACCAG AATGAGGCAGTGCAGGCTCTGCGGCGCGCCAGCTCCAGTACACTCAACGCAGAGAAGACCTGTGGGCACGTTCCCAGGGGTCCCCTGAGGACCCCGCTCCCAGGCGTCTCCCGGATCCAGCAAGCAGCAGGAGCGCAGACGCGTTCCCGAGAGGAGGCACAGGCCAAGGTGGAGGCCCTTACCCAGA gCACAAGAGCGGAGGCTCTATACCAGGCCTGTGTTCGGGAGGCCAATGCGCGCCAGCAGGATCTGGAGACCACCAAGCAGCGGATAGTGTCACATGTACGCAAGCTGGTGTTGCAAGGAGACGAAGTGCTTAGGCGG GTGACGATGGGCCTGTTTGAGCTGCGAGGGGCACAGGCAGAGCGAGGACCTCGCGCCTTCTCTGCTCTGGCTGAGTGCTGTGCGCCCTTTGAGCCGGCCAGCGCTACCAGGAGTTTGTGCGGGCACTGCAGCCTGGGCCCCGCACCCGCAtctcctgccttctgcttccagGAGTTCACGCCTGTGGTGCACAG GGATGCCAGGCCCACTCCAggcagtgatgtggacagtgtAGGTGGTGGTCATGAATCCCAGTCTCTGGATTCCCCTACTTCCAGCCCAG ACCTAGCCTGCCCCATGACCACCATAATGATCCTACTCTGTGCCCCTGACCCCAGTGCTGGCGCTCGGAGGCTTGTGAAGGCGTCATCTACAGGCACTGAGTCCTCCGATGACTTTGAGGAGCGAGACCCTG ATCTGGGGGATGGGATGGAGAACGGACTAGGCAGCCCCTTCAGGAAGTGGACActgtccacagccgctcagacccaccgGCTACGGCGGCTGCGTGGCCCAGCCAAGTGCAGAGAATGTGAAGCCTTCATGGTCAGCGGGACAGAGTGTGAAGAG TGCCTTTTGACCTGTCACAAGCGCTGCCTGGAGACCCTCCTCATCCTCTGTGGACATCGGCGGCTTCCAGCCCGGATGCCTCTCTTTGGG GGTATCTATCGGGTCAGCGGGTCCCGAGTGCGTGTGGAACGGCTCTGCCAGGCCTTCGAGAACGGCCGAGCACTGGTTGAACTGTCCGGAAACTCTCCTCACGATATCACCAGTGTCCTCAAGCGATTTCTTCAGGAG CTCACTGACCCCGTGGTCCCCTTCCACTTCTACGACGCCTTCATCTCTCTGGCAAAGACCCTGCATGCAGACCCTGGGGACAGCCCTGggacccccagccccagccctgaggTTATCCGCTCGCTGAAGACCCTCCTGGGGCGGCTGCCCGACTCTAACTACAACACCCTGCGGCACCTGGTGGCCCATCTGTTCAG GGTGGCAGCTCGGTTTGAAGAAAACAAGATGTCTGCCAACAACTTGGGGATTGTGTTTGGGCCTACGCTGCTGCGGCCACCAGATGGACCCAGGGCCCCCAGTGCCAGTCCCATGGCCTGTCTGCTGGACTCCAGTCACCAGGCTCAGCTTGTTGAGTTCCTCGTTGTGCACTATGAGCAGATCTTTGGAATGGATGAgctccctctggcctctgagccCCTGACCAAGACCCTGGCCTGGCTCTTGCGCCCCTCGAacccagtccccagcacccagcccCACTTGCCCAAGACCCACAGCCCCTGA